From a single Fusobacterium pseudoperiodonticum genomic region:
- a CDS encoding flavin reductase family protein yields the protein MKKRNLKGSVVLNPVPAVLVTCKNSEGKDNVFTVAWVGTICSRPPMLSISIRPERLSYDYIKETMEFTINLPSKKQTKVVDFCGVRSGRQIDKIKECAFTLHDGLKVKSSYIEECPINIECKVKDIIKLGSHDMFIAEVLTSHINEDLFDEKDKIHFEKADLISYSHGEYFALSKDAIGKFGYSVAKKKKKINKKSKK from the coding sequence ATGAAAAAAAGAAATTTAAAAGGAAGTGTAGTTTTAAATCCAGTACCTGCTGTACTGGTGACTTGTAAGAATTCAGAGGGTAAAGATAATGTTTTTACTGTTGCTTGGGTAGGAACTATCTGTTCAAGACCGCCAATGTTATCAATTTCTATAAGACCTGAAAGATTATCTTATGACTATATAAAAGAAACTATGGAATTCACTATAAATCTACCTAGTAAAAAACAAACTAAAGTTGTAGATTTTTGTGGAGTTCGTTCAGGTAGACAAATTGATAAAATAAAGGAATGTGCTTTCACTTTGCACGATGGATTAAAGGTAAAATCTTCATACATAGAAGAATGTCCTATAAATATAGAATGTAAAGTTAAAGATATTATTAAATTAGGTAGCCATGATATGTTTATTGCAGAAGTTTTAACTTCTCATATCAATGAAGATTTATTTGACGAAAAAGATAAAATTCATTTTGAAAAAGCAGATTTAATTTCTTACTCACATGGAGAATATTTTGCTTTATCTAAAGATGCAATCGGTAAATTTGGATATTCAGTTGCCAAAAAGAAGAAAAAAATAAATAAAAAAAGTAAAAAATAA
- a CDS encoding MATE family efflux transporter has product MTMTSNKPILKTIFKYAIPNVISMWIFTLYTMVDGIFISRFVGSTALAGVNLVLPLINFIFSISIMIGVGSSTLIAINFGENKYDEGNKIFTLATLLNLFLAIFISLLILLNLERVINILGANKSQEVYQYVKDYLSVIVFFSVFYMSGYAFEIYIKIDGKPSYPTICVLVGGITNLILDYLFVVVFHYGVTGAAIATGISQVTCCSMLLFYIIFKAKKIKFKKSFRFDFDRIIKIFKTGFSEFLTEISSGILILIYNLVILKRIGVTGVSIFGTISYISSFITMTMIGFSQGIQPIISYNLGKKHYKNLKDILKISITSLGILGIVCFILITSSAEYIGRIFFKEKDMILRVKDVLRVYSLSYLLIGINIFISAYFTALKRVTYSAFITFPRGILFNSILLLILPTIFGNRSIWFVTFLSEALSVFICLFLLKKLKREGILN; this is encoded by the coding sequence ATGACAATGACTAGTAATAAACCAATCTTAAAAACAATATTCAAATATGCTATACCTAATGTTATTTCAATGTGGATATTTACTCTCTATACTATGGTTGATGGGATATTCATAAGTAGATTTGTAGGCTCGACTGCTCTAGCTGGAGTTAATTTAGTCCTGCCACTTATAAATTTTATCTTCTCAATTTCTATAATGATAGGAGTTGGGAGCTCAACATTGATAGCAATAAATTTTGGCGAAAATAAATATGATGAAGGAAATAAAATCTTTACTCTTGCCACTTTATTAAATTTATTTTTAGCTATATTTATATCTCTTTTAATACTTTTAAATCTTGAAAGAGTTATAAATATTTTAGGTGCTAATAAAAGTCAAGAAGTCTATCAGTATGTAAAAGACTATCTTTCAGTAATAGTTTTCTTCAGTGTTTTCTATATGTCAGGTTATGCCTTTGAAATATATATAAAAATTGATGGGAAGCCTAGTTATCCAACTATCTGTGTTTTAGTTGGAGGTATAACAAATTTAATTTTAGACTATCTTTTTGTAGTTGTCTTTCATTATGGAGTAACAGGTGCAGCAATAGCAACAGGTATTTCACAAGTTACATGTTGTTCTATGCTTTTATTCTATATCATTTTTAAAGCAAAAAAAATCAAGTTTAAAAAATCCTTTAGATTTGATTTTGATAGGATAATTAAAATTTTTAAAACAGGTTTTTCTGAGTTTTTAACAGAGATATCTTCAGGTATCTTAATACTTATTTATAATCTTGTTATTTTGAAAAGAATTGGAGTTACAGGAGTTTCAATTTTTGGAACTATCTCTTATATAAGTTCATTTATTACTATGACTATGATAGGTTTTAGTCAAGGAATTCAACCTATTATAAGTTATAATTTAGGTAAGAAACATTATAAAAATTTAAAAGATATTCTAAAAATATCTATCACTTCTTTAGGAATACTTGGAATTGTATGTTTTATACTTATTACTTCTTCAGCTGAATATATTGGTAGAATATTTTTTAAAGAGAAAGATATGATTTTAAGAGTCAAAGATGTTTTAAGAGTATACAGTCTTTCTTATTTATTAATAGGTATAAATATTTTTATTTCTGCCTATTTTACAGCTTTAAAAAGAGTTACTTATTCAGCATTTATAACTTTCCCAAGAGGTATATTATTCAATAGTATTTTACTTTTGATTTTACCAACTATCTTTGGAAATAGATCTATATGGTTTGTAACTTTTTTAAGTGAAGCTTTATCTGTGTTTATTTGTTTATTTTTATTAAAAAAATTAAAAAGAGAAGGAATTTTGAATTAA
- a CDS encoding DUF2752 domain-containing protein, which produces MRKKWNLLIIFIIIALISFLVDKFFDGRSICLFYNTYGVACPSCGMTRSYMALLHGDFHKAIYFHPLFWAVPLLLIFYKKKRIFYSIALLFIVVWIIRLFLYFPTREPFNFNENAIFPKLYRTIKNKF; this is translated from the coding sequence ATGCGAAAGAAATGGAATCTCTTAATAATTTTTATAATAATAGCTCTTATTAGCTTTTTAGTTGATAAGTTTTTTGACGGAAGAAGTATTTGCTTATTTTATAACACATATGGAGTAGCTTGTCCAAGTTGTGGCATGACAAGATCATATATGGCTTTATTACATGGAGATTTCCATAAGGCTATATATTTTCATCCACTATTTTGGGCTGTTCCTCTCTTATTAATTTTTTATAAAAAGAAAAGAATTTTTTATTCAATAGCTTTACTTTTCATAGTTGTTTGGATTATTAGATTATTTTTGTATTTTCCTACAAGAGAACCTTTTAATTTTAATGAGAATGCAATTTTTCCCAAACTTTATAGAACTATAAAAAATAAATTTTAG
- a CDS encoding DUF4234 domain-containing protein translates to MKQRSVLLGVILSFLTCGIYATVWIWILNNELRVANGKNKNSFLNFILSIITCGIFYLVWNYKLGQEVEDFGGKDDGVLYLFLAFFSFGIISIALAQSQVNEICERNGIS, encoded by the coding sequence ATGAAACAAAGAAGTGTACTTTTGGGTGTTATTCTATCTTTTCTAACTTGTGGTATTTATGCTACTGTTTGGATATGGATTCTAAACAATGAATTAAGAGTTGCCAACGGAAAAAATAAAAACTCTTTTTTAAATTTCATATTAAGTATTATAACTTGTGGTATTTTTTACTTAGTTTGGAACTATAAGTTAGGTCAAGAAGTTGAAGATTTTGGTGGTAAAGATGATGGCGTTCTATATCTTTTCTTAGCTTTCTTTAGTTTTGGAATTATTAGCATAGCTCTTGCTCAAAGTCAGGTAAATGAAATATGCGAAAGAAATGGAATCTCTTAA